The following coding sequences lie in one Peribacillus frigoritolerans genomic window:
- the hisC gene encoding histidinol-phosphate transaminase — MTFTKIPVRQNIESISPYVSGKPIEEVQRELGLETIVKLASNENPFGYSPLAKEAMLTEMEQTSFYPEGMAPALAEKLARKLNINKDHIILGNGSDEVIRLLTRTYIQQNDEVIMADVTFPRYETNVLIDGGTPVKIPLINGVHDLQGMYEAITEKTRMIFVCNPNNPTGTIVQKEKLRSFIEKVPKHILLIVDEAYYEYVEDGEYLETLPLLNMHSNLVILRTFSKIYGLAALRIGYGLMDASIIQELVKVKEPFNTNRLAQAAAFASLDDHPFVEKCVRKNGEGRRYLENELSKMGLTFFPSHANFLMVKLNQPGRDIFEKLLIQGVIIRSGHLLGYENTIRVTIGTPPENERFIASLQHIINKTSGA, encoded by the coding sequence TTGACCTTTACGAAAATCCCGGTTCGACAAAACATTGAAAGCATTAGCCCATATGTTTCCGGCAAGCCAATTGAAGAAGTGCAACGTGAACTTGGTCTTGAAACGATCGTTAAATTGGCATCCAATGAGAACCCATTCGGTTACTCACCTCTAGCAAAAGAAGCCATGCTTACCGAGATGGAGCAAACCTCCTTTTATCCTGAAGGTATGGCACCGGCATTAGCTGAAAAGCTGGCAAGGAAATTGAATATCAATAAAGATCATATCATTTTGGGAAATGGTTCTGATGAAGTGATACGTTTGTTAACAAGAACCTATATTCAACAAAATGATGAAGTCATCATGGCTGATGTGACATTTCCACGGTATGAAACGAATGTATTGATTGACGGCGGCACACCTGTAAAGATACCTCTTATTAATGGTGTACATGACCTGCAAGGTATGTATGAGGCCATAACAGAAAAAACAAGAATGATATTTGTCTGTAATCCCAATAATCCAACAGGAACGATCGTTCAAAAAGAAAAGTTGCGCTCTTTTATCGAAAAGGTGCCGAAACATATTTTGCTGATCGTAGATGAAGCATACTATGAATATGTCGAAGATGGAGAATATTTAGAAACCTTGCCACTTCTAAATATGCATTCAAATCTGGTTATCTTACGCACCTTTTCTAAGATTTATGGCCTGGCTGCATTAAGGATTGGATACGGTTTAATGGATGCATCCATAATACAAGAGCTAGTTAAAGTGAAGGAACCCTTCAATACCAACCGTTTAGCACAGGCTGCGGCATTCGCTTCCCTCGACGACCATCCATTCGTTGAGAAATGTGTTCGTAAGAATGGGGAAGGAAGAAGATATTTAGAAAACGAACTAAGCAAGATGGGATTAACATTCTTCCCTTCACATGCCAACTTCTTGATGGTCAAATTGAACCAGCCTGGCAGGGACATTTTTGAGAAGTTATTAATTCAGGGTGTCATCATCCGTTCAGGTCATTTGCTAGGCTATGAAAATACGATCCGCGTGACCATCGGCACTCCGCCTGAAAACGAGAGATTCATAGCATCCTTACAACATATAATCAATAAAACGTCTGGTGCATGA
- a CDS encoding Lrp/AsnC family transcriptional regulator, with product MDEIDVRLLELLQRDGRITISELSKKLALSRPSISERMYRLQEKGVIEGFSARVSPLAIGRGVLVFIQVSELKVPVSDFETLVKNDLDIIECHRVTGTVGYFLKAALADMDSMRLLIDRLIPYGHLNTSVVLTSPVPSRSILPRINEMEDTR from the coding sequence ATGGATGAAATAGATGTCAGGTTACTGGAACTTTTACAAAGAGATGGACGCATTACGATTAGTGAACTATCGAAGAAATTGGCTCTCAGTCGACCTAGCATCTCTGAACGGATGTATCGCCTGCAAGAAAAGGGGGTCATTGAGGGGTTCAGCGCAAGAGTTTCACCTCTGGCAATAGGAAGGGGTGTACTTGTGTTCATTCAGGTGAGTGAACTTAAGGTTCCTGTTTCCGATTTTGAAACATTGGTGAAAAATGATTTAGACATTATCGAGTGCCATCGTGTAACAGGAACAGTTGGATATTTTTTGAAAGCAGCTTTAGCTGATATGGACAGCATGAGATTACTGATAGATCGATTGATACCCTATGGACATCTTAATACATCCGTGGTTTTGACATCCCCGGTACCTTCCCGCTCCATTCTTCCAAGGATCAATGAAATGGAGGATACTAGATAA
- a CDS encoding carboxymuconolactone decarboxylase family protein encodes MTRIKKSSIGSSPFQRLFHSEEISHKWSELSDCISADGKLSKKLKENVRRVLAYGNGCSYCQAKGTPLKPEDMKESYAIAFAEVFLLQREKTEEMFFQVLKEAFSDEEISELLAFICFTTAQQYFGALMDLK; translated from the coding sequence ATGACAAGAATAAAAAAATCATCGATTGGATCCAGTCCGTTTCAAAGATTATTTCATTCTGAAGAGATTTCGCATAAATGGTCGGAGCTTTCAGATTGCATATCTGCAGATGGGAAACTTTCGAAGAAGTTAAAGGAAAACGTCAGAAGGGTGCTGGCCTACGGTAATGGCTGCTCATACTGTCAGGCAAAAGGAACTCCACTAAAGCCGGAAGATATGAAAGAAAGCTATGCAATCGCCTTTGCGGAGGTATTCCTCTTGCAACGTGAAAAAACGGAGGAAATGTTTTTCCAAGTATTGAAGGAGGCATTCAGTGATGAAGAGATTTCTGAACTATTGGCATTCATTTGTTTTACAACCGCCCAGCAATATTTCGGGGCGTTGATGGATTTAAAGTAA
- a CDS encoding Lrp/AsnC family transcriptional regulator produces the protein MKIDEKDQSILAELALNSRISMRELAKKVNLSAPTVAERVRQMESFGIIKGYVAEIDHKKIGFPIECIVEATIKNGEYEKFKKYISKEPNVDFCYRIAGQACFMLKIHSESLEAVEEFINRTIPFAATVTHVILSEVRLSQE, from the coding sequence ATGAAAATAGATGAAAAAGACCAGAGTATCCTTGCCGAATTAGCGTTGAATAGCCGAATTTCCATGAGGGAATTGGCAAAGAAAGTAAACCTCTCCGCCCCCACCGTTGCCGAACGGGTACGGCAAATGGAGTCGTTCGGGATCATTAAAGGGTATGTTGCCGAGATAGATCATAAAAAGATCGGCTTTCCGATTGAGTGTATCGTGGAAGCAACGATAAAAAATGGCGAATATGAGAAATTCAAAAAGTATATTTCCAAGGAGCCGAATGTTGACTTTTGTTATCGAATTGCCGGGCAGGCTTGCTTTATGCTTAAAATACACAGTGAGAGCCTTGAAGCAGTGGAGGAATTCATCAATCGGACCATTCCTTTTGCGGCAACCGTTACCCATGTTATTCTTTCTGAGGTAAGGCTAAGTCAGGAATAA
- the sigY gene encoding RNA polymerase sigma factor SigY, whose translation MDEKDLVKAAKKGDDQALAELFQGSYPFLLKYLLKLTFDLENAEDLAQETYSKAIENLSRFKGASKFSTWLISIATRLFLDQKRKQKREFTWLKQEKTVRKLKWETQNNNQAWDDVMEALGHLPDELRVPIILKHYYGFSYEEIAKIVKVPEGTVKSRVHKGIKTVRKELNPVDEEPSHLSKPFRQ comes from the coding sequence ATGGACGAAAAAGATCTGGTTAAAGCAGCAAAAAAGGGAGATGATCAAGCGTTAGCTGAATTGTTTCAAGGTTCCTATCCTTTTCTGCTTAAATATTTACTGAAGTTGACCTTTGATCTCGAAAATGCTGAAGATTTAGCTCAGGAGACTTATTCGAAAGCAATTGAGAATCTCTCGAGGTTCAAGGGTGCTTCGAAGTTTTCCACATGGCTGATTTCCATTGCAACCCGTTTATTTTTGGATCAGAAACGGAAACAGAAGCGAGAATTCACCTGGTTAAAACAAGAGAAGACAGTACGAAAACTGAAATGGGAAACACAAAACAATAACCAAGCTTGGGATGATGTCATGGAAGCGTTGGGTCACCTACCGGATGAGTTACGTGTACCAATCATTTTGAAGCATTACTATGGTTTTTCTTACGAAGAAATAGCAAAAATAGTCAAAGTTCCAGAAGGTACCGTGAAATCACGTGTTCATAAAGGTATAAAAACAGTAAGAAAGGAGTTGAATCCGGTTGATGAAGAACCATCCCATTTATCCAAACCATTCAGGCAGTGA
- a CDS encoding YxlC family protein yields MKNHPIYPNHSGSDDQETISQINRSLENFDEAFTIDIPQAAYFEQKVKIQREKLKKKWWKELFIFTVTAAVILSFLVIALFHQPEVFLALQVMTVIFIGLYTFYVKRKVKVSHEQP; encoded by the coding sequence ATGAAGAACCATCCCATTTATCCAAACCATTCAGGCAGTGATGATCAAGAAACAATCAGCCAAATAAATCGGAGCCTGGAAAATTTTGATGAAGCTTTTACAATTGATATCCCTCAAGCAGCTTATTTTGAACAAAAAGTTAAGATACAGCGTGAAAAACTTAAAAAAAAATGGTGGAAAGAGCTGTTTATATTTACTGTAACCGCTGCAGTCATCCTAAGTTTTCTGGTTATTGCCCTATTCCATCAACCAGAAGTGTTTCTGGCGCTCCAAGTGATGACCGTGATTTTCATTGGTCTATATACGTTTTACGTGAAAAGGAAGGTGAAGGTGAGTCATGAGCAGCCTTGA
- a CDS encoding sigma-Y antisigma factor component: MSSLEIYALIVCGLILLTQSIYLFIDARKNGFNQWMWGILGLIQAPVPLIFYLIIKRIRKKEEDELYDYRDY, encoded by the coding sequence ATGAGCAGCCTTGAAATATATGCATTAATCGTGTGCGGGTTGATTTTACTGACCCAAAGCATTTATTTATTTATTGATGCCAGGAAGAATGGCTTCAACCAATGGATGTGGGGTATTTTAGGTTTGATTCAAGCTCCTGTTCCATTAATTTTTTATTTGATAATAAAAAGAATAAGAAAAAAGGAAGAGGATGAGCTATATGATTATCGTGACTACTAA
- a CDS encoding YbjQ family protein has protein sequence MIIVTTNTVPGKEIKELKGLVKGNCVQSKHIGKDILAGLRTIVGGEITEYTEMMMEARQKAIGRMVDEAKGKGANAIVAMRLETSAIMQNACEIIAYGTAVHVE, from the coding sequence ATGATTATCGTGACTACTAATACCGTCCCTGGTAAAGAAATTAAAGAACTGAAGGGACTTGTTAAGGGAAACTGTGTTCAATCGAAGCATATTGGGAAAGATATTCTCGCAGGATTACGGACAATAGTCGGTGGTGAAATTACTGAGTATACAGAAATGATGATGGAAGCCAGACAAAAAGCAATTGGCAGGATGGTGGATGAAGCAAAAGGAAAAGGGGCGAACGCAATTGTCGCAATGCGTCTGGAAACCTCTGCGATCATGCAAAACGCTTGTGAAATCATTGCTTACGGCACGGCAGTTCATGTTGAGTGA
- a CDS encoding catalase family peroxidase has product MEENDNLKPELAREAVNVIEDVAGKHPGYRRVHARGYVYEGVFTPNGKASPLTVASHLQDEAVPAIIRFSNSSPIPSHPDAISPVKGMAVKFQLPDGEVSDLITVTIPLFFAKTPEAFVDIAGFFKSAKEGFPNLKELAKILWKYPESKASLQMLKEMRSPASFSTCQYYSIHAFYFINAEGRRQAIKYEWVPDAGLSMLEKKDLAMHSPEYLNEEMEERLKEGPVGFKLNIQIGGENDPTDDPTTAWPEDKQVITIGHLMISKKSEVCKDTLLFDPTNIPEGIECSEDRILHFRHSAYAVSYERRINNQ; this is encoded by the coding sequence ATGGAGGAAAATGATAATTTGAAACCTGAACTAGCCAGGGAAGCAGTTAATGTAATTGAAGATGTAGCTGGAAAACATCCTGGTTATCGGCGTGTACATGCAAGGGGATATGTTTATGAGGGGGTTTTTACCCCAAACGGAAAAGCGTCCCCATTAACGGTGGCTTCGCATCTTCAGGATGAAGCCGTGCCGGCGATCATTCGGTTTTCAAATAGCTCGCCGATTCCAAGCCATCCTGATGCCATTTCCCCTGTAAAGGGCATGGCAGTCAAGTTTCAATTGCCGGATGGAGAGGTGTCAGATCTTATTACTGTGACCATTCCGTTATTCTTTGCGAAAACACCGGAAGCGTTTGTTGATATTGCTGGTTTTTTCAAATCTGCCAAAGAAGGTTTCCCAAATCTGAAAGAGCTTGCAAAAATCCTGTGGAAGTACCCTGAAAGCAAGGCAAGCCTGCAAATGCTTAAAGAAATGCGTTCTCCAGCCAGTTTCTCAACGTGTCAATATTACTCGATTCATGCATTCTATTTCATTAACGCGGAAGGAAGGCGGCAGGCCATCAAGTACGAGTGGGTACCTGATGCCGGCCTTAGTATGCTAGAAAAAAAGGATTTGGCCATGCATTCGCCAGAGTATCTGAATGAAGAAATGGAAGAGAGGCTTAAAGAAGGTCCGGTGGGCTTTAAATTGAACATACAAATAGGAGGGGAAAATGACCCGACTGACGATCCAACCACAGCTTGGCCGGAAGATAAACAGGTAATCACGATTGGGCATTTAATGATCTCCAAAAAATCGGAAGTGTGTAAAGATACTTTATTGTTTGATCCAACCAATATTCCTGAAGGAATCGAGTGCTCGGAAGACCGGATCTTGCATTTCCGCCATAGTGCGTATGCCGTTTCATATGAACGACGGATAAATAACCAATGA